In Oncorhynchus mykiss isolate Arlee chromosome 19, USDA_OmykA_1.1, whole genome shotgun sequence, the sequence aatgtgggtactatttaatggtacttccagttgaggacttgtgcggcgtctgtttctcaaactagacactctaatgtacttgttctcttgctcaattgtgcaccggggcctcccactcctctttgtattctggtttgagctgttctgtgaagggagtagtacacagcgttgtacgagatcttcagttttttggaaatttctcagaacaagaatagactgatgagtttcagaaaaaagtgctttgtttctggccattttgagcctgtaatagaacccacaaatgctgatgctccagatgctcaactaatctaaagaaggacagttttattgcttttttaatcaggacaacagttttcagctgtgctaacatatttgcaaaagggttttcaaatgatcaattagccttttaaaatgctaaacttggattagctaacacaacgtgctattggaacacaggagtgatggttgctgataatgggcctgtgtacgcctatgtagatattccataaaacatctgccgtttccagctacaatagtccttttcaacattaacaatgtctaaactgtatttctgtattatgttgttttaattgacaaaaaaggatttctttcaaaaacaaggacatttctaagtgaccccaaagttttgaatggtagtgtatataaaactcagcaaaaaagaaatatcctctcactgtcagctgcgtttaatttcagcaaacttaacatgtgtaaatatttgtatgaacatacgattcaacaactgaaacataaactgaacaagttctacagacatgtgactaacagaagtagaataatgtgtccctgaacaaagggggaatcaaaagtaacagtcagtatctggtgtggccaccagctgcattaagtactgcagtgcatctcctcctcatggactgcaccagatttgccagttcttgctgtgagatgttaccctactcttccaccaaggcacctgcaagttcccggatatttctggggggaatagccctagccctcaccctccaatccaacaggtcccagacgtgctcaatgggattaagatccgggcttttcgctggccatggcagaacactgacattcctgtcttgcaggaaatcacgcaaagaatgagcagtatggctggtggcattgacATGCTGGAGGGctatgtcaggatgagcctgtgtaacagtataactttagaccgtcccctcgcccatacccgggcgcgatccagggaccctctgcacacatcaacaacagtcaccctcgaagcatcgttatccatcgctccacaaaagccgcggcccttgcagagcaaggggaacaactacttcaaggtctcagagcaagtgacgtcaccgattgaaacgctatttagcgtacACCACCGctgactagctagccgtttcacatccgttacacctgcaggaagggtaccacatgagggaggaagatgtcttccctgtaacgcacagcgttgagattgcagGCACCAAAAGAAAAGTACTATCCAGTGAAACACTTCTGTTTTCGTTGTGCTATGGTTTTTGGTTCGTTAACTTCACCATGTATTTTTCTAAGCTGTGCTCGCATTCTACACATAGTGCATTTCCTTATCATTTTTTGTATGAGGGGGTAGGCGCGCTCGACATGGCCTTCCATGATGCAATCAAAGGTACTAGATCTAAGTAAGAGGACTCTTAGTCCTTACTCAATGCCAGTTTTTGCCAGAGACTGTTAAGGTTTTTGTCAATTATGTACTCCATTTTTGTTTTTCCAATCTATAAGATGATGATGTACTTGGTTTTGGTGGCTTTTAGTCTTGCAGCATGCCTACTTTGCATTtgcctgtttttttgttgtgaTATTGACAGCTTATTTTCCAGGATCTGTATTCTCTTATTAAAGTAACATCTGTATGAGATTAACTAACTCTGATTGTTATAGATtatagttttggaaacagaaaactgtatggagatcaaatgtttaatttaTGAGAAAATTTGCAGAATGTCAGCCAAAATCCATTTAGCtcaatcttctcccactgccggctaTTGGGATTcctctcactaccaaatatggtagtgagaggaaacgccaaccggatgtctcacatttatacatccagtgaaatatTTGTGTCATCTATCTGTGGATTTACCCTCAGCAGAACCATAACCAGCGAGCTAAAACAAACTGCTTCCGGGTTACCCGAATTTGCTTCCTCGCGCGGATCACCGTAGCTAGCCGGTTGTAAGGAAAGTAGCTAAATATACCCTTATTTTTTAATCTATGTTTATTCATCATGTCTAAAAGACACCGTTTAGATTTAGGCGATGACTACTCAAATAAAAAGAGATCTGATGGGTAAGCTTCTCGTTTCATGCATCTACTCTCTTTCGGGTAGCAAGTTGCTGCTAGCGAACGGCTAGCTTGTTTTGTTTAGCTAGCTATCAACCGGCTAATGTTTCTTCTTGCTAGTTATCATTTATTAGCTGACTACTTTGTGGCGATGATGAACGATTAGCTACATATCCGCGAGCTTCCTATGTTAATCAGCTTGTGACGCTCGTGTAGTCATGTTGATAAGACACGTGTTGATGTTCTGCGGCCTAGCGCTGACGTTATACAGAGTAAACTGGCTAGCCAAGTAACGTTAACTCGATTCGACGATGTCTTTACATCAAGGAAGTTGAGTGGGCGGACTGGAGCTCCGACGTTATATAAAATCGAGTTTTTATAAAAAACCATGGTACCCCAAAAATAGCCCTTaattgggctcccaagtggcgcagcggtctaaggcacccaATTTCAATGCTAGAGGCGCCACTACAGACACTGGTTcgattccagtctgtatcacaaccggctgtgattgggagtcctatagggcggcgcacaattgtcccagcggtTAAGGGTTTGGCTTgagtaggtcgtcattgtaaataagaatttgttcttaactgactttgaCTTGTCGAGTTAAATAGAAATATGCGACACATTGTCATTGGAGCTCCAGTCAGCCCACGTCCCCGCTCAACTCCGTTTATGTACACGAGCTGGGTGGCAGGTAAAACGAATGGTTGCCAGTTTGAATCCCTGaaccgacaaggtgaaaatctgccgttctgcccttgagcaaggcaattaatCACCCACAACAACAGGTGCCCAatgtggcagccccctgcacttctctgattcagaggggttgagttTCGGTTTAATCATGGAGTTGGGTTTTATTTGCCAATTAATTGGCCAGCCTATCTCAATTTCAGGAACTAGCCTCTCAGCTGCAATATAGCCAAATAACAAACACTTGCGTTTTCTAATATTGCATCAAACTTGCATTATCACTTAATCTACATACAATAGTATTTTGGTGACCAGGAGAAACACTTAAATATTTGGATTTCTAATGTCCTGCTGTAGAATGGTCAATGAATAATATAAATCCACTGATTCTTGAGTAATAGTTCTTATAGACATAACCCGAAATATGACTGAATTTGTTTTTGTCATTATGCACATGTTGTAAATGTCCCACTACATTAAAGTGTACTTTATTTCAAGTAATATACAATCGTTGACTTATgtatattcatatttttttttaggaAAGACCGAGATCGCGACAGGGACCGTGACGAACGCTCTAAAGACAGGGACCGCGACAGAGATCGGGACCGGGACCGAGATAGGGATGTGAAGCCCTCTGTCCAGCCCCCCAACACCATGATGGCCGGGGGAGGCATGCTGCCTCTCAAGCAGACAGCCATGCAGCAGCAGATCAACCCATTCACAAACCTGCCCCACACGCCGCGCTACTATGAGATCCTGAAGAAGAGGCTGCAGCTGCCTGTGTGGGAGTACAAGGAGCGCTTCAACGACATCCTGGCACGCCACCAGAGCTTCGTGCTTGTCGGAGAGACGGGTTCCGGGAAAACCACACAGGTACAGTTCTGTTTGAAGGTCCTTAAACAGGGATTGACATTAAGAGCTAAAAGGCTCTTGCCCATTGGGTAAGACAGGagtatttttggggggttggCCGAAAGATTACGATCACTTGCCCCTGAAAATATGAAGTTATTTTCACCTACACATGGGAGGAATCAGAAAGACTAAACTACTAGAATTCTTAGCATTTTGGTTATCGGTTAAAAAACTATCTTCTGCACATTGGGGAAACTGGCGTGACTGCTCAGGTCACCTGTCCTGGGAAATAGGGAAACCCTTAATGTCAACCCCAGCCTTAAATTTTTCTGTGTTTCTACTTTGCAAAAGTGCTTAGTTTGCATTTTTGCATTGGCAAATCTTCACGCTTGAAACTGAAAACGCAGTTTGGGTTGACTTTTAGTTTGatctcctgttccctctgtttgtTTTCTGATGGAATCAGATAGGTGTACAGTAAGCaataccccccccctccctccacatGCCATTGAAGGCCAAGTGATTACATCACTGTGTTTACACCTACTTTGTTCCCTCAGATCTGCAAACACAGAAGAGGTAGCGTATAGGGGTGATTTGTAATTTGGCATTCCAGTCAATTCTCCCCATCCCCTCCAAACCAATGCACCTTGGAATATGTTTGTTGTTTCAGCAGACAGAACCATCCATAACATGccctccctttcccctcctcaGATCCCCCAGTGGTGTGTGGACATGGTGAAGGGATTGGGTGGCCCCAAGAAGGCAGTGGCCTGTACCCAGCCCAGGAGGGTGGCAGCCATGAGCGTGGCCCAGAGGGTGGCCGACGAGATGGACGTCATGCTGGGCCAAGAGGTGGGATACTCCATACGATTTGAGGACTGCAGCTCCGCCAAGACCATACTGAAGTAAGCAACTGCTTGTCTGGTTAGTAGAGGCTACATCAGGGTTATTCAATTCCAGGCCTaaacacttctggttttcatTCTCGCCTACTACCAGGATCATCATTTTTAGGGCACACCTGTAGCAAAGCGCTGCAAGACGTTATTCAACAGAATTAGAAAATGAGCATTTGTTATTGGAGAACTTCAGATGGTACCAATTGCCGTTTCACTCAGTTCAAGATTTTTCTCCTGTTTTGTGCCTACTGGACACAACATAGGTAAAACAAAAACCTAGCATTTTGGCCCTTCAGAACTGTAATTGAATACCCCCACAATACACGATCCAAGCATTTGGGTTATAGCCAGTTAATTCAATTCAACACACACGGCTTCAGTCAAATTTATTTGGACATGCTTTAATAAGAATGAAGTTATTTTAGACTACTGTGGTCAAAAAGTATTTGGTATAGTGTTACAGCTGCAGACTAAAAGGGAGCAAAGGTTGTTTGTTTATGTATTCATTTTGAGGAGGCGTAAGATCAATGAACACACATTTTGGAGTTCAAGCCATCACTAGGTCAGCATCTGCTATGTTTCAAACCATGTGTATCCTTTCCCCTTTTAAGGTATATGACAGACGGTATGTTGCTTCGGGAAGCCATGAACGACCCCCTGCTGGAGCGGTATGGCGTGATCATCCTGGATGAGGCCCACGAGAGAACTCTGGCCACAGACATCCTAATGGGAGTTCTGAAGGAGGTGGTCCGACAGAGGTCAGACCTCAAGGTACAGCCTCTgagtccgggggggggggggggggggggggggggtggtggtgtcTCAAGTCTTTCATCGATTCCTCATGTCCTTGATTTGAATCTTCTGTGTTTTGAGAAAGCGGTGGGGAATTAAGGAAAGACAAATGAGAAAGAGGGCATATACCAAGGTTGATATCTTTATCATTTGCATTTAGTCAATTCTGGAGATTAATTTGATTCATTAGTTTAATCTAAATTTGCTTGTGTTTGGATGCAGTTAAAATGGTATTGAACATAAAATATCACATGTGAATTATAAATGTTGCTTTACCGCTAACTATTTCCAAGTCCAAAAATAACCCCTGGTGTAGCCCAGTCCCCATGAATGTACAAAAAGGCCTTAAAGAGCCACTGAATATGAGGATTGGcacatgtgtttttctgttgctcattagAAAAAATGAGATTTCTGTCTTGGTGTTTCCTGACAGATTCTGCGTTTTGGTTAATGTTTGTCGCCTATGAGACACTATAGACACTGAAGCCTATTTAATATCCGCAAAATCCCCAGAATGACTCTAAGATACtgtaactcaagaaatctgttcATTCATTGTCTTTTTTTGCAGAGGATCCTTCAgttgcgcaattttacatctaactaaggtgtttgtgctgtaattgtcaataaaaaaaTGTACACCGTGTTCTATGTAAACAACATCAGAGCTGTTGGgtatgtctgtctcactgtctatactattggATCAAGAGCAATCACCACAGCTATTCACCCCATGTTAGTGGGCAAAGGGACATTgtcaaatcaaaacccaaccttcGTTTACCCATTGATGCACGGATTATCCAAACTGTTTTAGACAACACTAGAAtaactgtttctgactcatatcgatgtcAGAGGCTATTTTCAAAGGGGTTTATTTGCTTTTTAAAGGCATTCGCTCTTTAAGGGTTATGTTTTTGGATTGCTTTTCACTTACCTTAGTTAGTCCCAATGTCATTTAGCCTAGTTATTTGCTCATCCATCTTAGATCCCTATTCAAATGTAGATGTGTCCCTCTTTGGGTCCCATAGTCATGATTTCACTATTGTACACAAAGTGGCATTGCAACAATTCTTAACCACAAAGCATTAACAGGAATATGTTTTTTGCCAGGTGATTGTGATGAGCGCTACGTTAGACGCCGGGAAGTTCCAAGTGTACTTTGACAGCTGTCCACTGCTGACTATTCCCGGACGCACACACCCCGTGGAGATCTTCTACACCCCTGAGCCGGAGCGGGACTACCTGGAAGCCGCCATCCGCACGGTCGTTCAGATCCACAtgtgtgaggaagaggagggggactgTCTGCTCTTCCTCACTGGACAAGAGGTATACTTCCACCCCTTCTCAAATGCAATCCAGATAGTTTGAGTTGGTTCACTGGACACTAGTCAAGGGCTATATCTCTACCCCTTCTCATATGCAGTCAAGACGGTTCAGTTCAGTGTTGAAGTGTGATGCTGACAACACCAAGGTTGTCACCTGAATATAAGTTGAATGGTTGGGGGAGGTTTAACTTTCAGGGTACCTGTCTGCTGCTCAACATGAATATTGTCTGACTCTGAACTATCAGGAAATTGACGAGGCCTGTAAACGGATCAAACGGGAGATCGACGACTTGGGACCTGAAGTCGGAGACATCAAAGTCATTCCACTATATTCCACACTGCCTCCCCAGCAGCAACAAAGAATCTTTGAGGCCGCACCCCCCAGGAAGCCCAGCGGTGCGATAGGAAGAAAGGTACTGACCAGCAGAACATGCCCGGAGTATAAAaacagggttgtgttcagtaggaaGAAAAAGTTTTGAAACTGAGTGAAATGGGAAGGTACTTCCTGAACTTGTACAATCAGAACACAGATTTTAGTTTTTCGTTTCAAAATGTTTTGGTATGGGGTGCCCTACTGAATACAACCCAGATTCCATACATTGGTGCTCATTTATCACCAAAGATTTCCAATGGCTTATGATGTAAGTTTGTATAGAAAGTCTTTCAGTTGTCTGCTAGTGCTAACCCCAATGCATGTTCCCTAGGTTGTGGTTTCCACAAACATTGCTGAGACATCCCTTACCATTGACGGAGTGGTGTTTGTGATTGATCCCGGTTTTGCCAAGCAAAAGGTAGGCtacttactcctctccctctataaTTGTTTTACCTTACCTCGTATTCCCTCAAACCCAGAGGGAATACCTGGCACCAGTACTAAAAACTTTTACTTTTTTTCAATAAGTAACACTTGAactttctgtagtccacaatctaaGCACAATGCAGATAGAAAAATGATAGTAGTAACCAGGTTTTCATCCAACCATTCAATGCGGATTAATTACCTGACGCTTTAAACAACTCATGACAGACCTCCGAGAAACAGAATGAGAAACAGAATCAGTAAAGTTtcccaatgtcaacaaaacaaaatacgcaAGACAAGATGGGatctttttttttactgaaatagATTTCACAACAATTGCAGTGGAAATacttttatgtgcaaatattgatttaaaaacatcatgcttttggccatgaagtgtatgtggacaccccattcagccacacccgtgtttaaaatcgagcacacagcaatgcactctccatagacaaacattggcagtagaatggcccgtactgaagcgctcactgactttcaacgtgacaccgtcatagctttccaacaactcagtttgtaaaatgtctgccctgctagagctgccctggtcaactgtaagtgttgttattatgaagtggaaaagtctaggaatgacaacgggactgccgagtgctaatagcgtttcaatcggtgacgtcactcgctctgagaccttgaagtagttgtttcccttgctctgcaagggctgcggcttttgtggagcgatgggtaaaggagagggacggaaccaATACTGTTACACTCTGTTGCAACACTTACGATcgtgttccaaactgcctctggaagcaacgtcagcatgaGAACTGTTTGTccagaactgtttgtcgggagcttcattaaGTGGGTTACCGTGGACGAGCAGCTgctcacaagcctaagatcaccatgcgcaatgccaagtgtcggctggaggggtgtaaagctcgctgccattggactctgtagcagtggaaatgtgttctctggaatcACGCTTCATGATCTGGCAGTCCggcggacaaatctgggtttgtcgACGGccagaacgctacctgcccgactgcatagtgctaactgtaaagtttggtggaggaggaataatggtctagggctattttaatggttcgggctaggccgcttagtacaagtgaagggaaatataAACACTACAATATAcactgacattctagacaattccgTTTTTTCATCTTTGTGGAAacggtttggggaaggccctttcgtgtttcagcatgacaatgcccccgtgcacaaagcgaggtccatacagaaatggtatgtcgagattggtgtggaagaacttgactggcctgcacagagccctgacctcaactccatcgaacaccttttggatgaattggatCGCATTATGAAGTTATGATTAACGTATGCAAATTTCCACTAAATATCAAGGATATGCTATCATTTGAATAATGCTGGTGACATGATGACCGGTTTGCTTGGCTGCCAATTATCAAATAAAAATTCTGGCTTTAGCATATAACCTACCTGTCCAATttcagcaaactgtttgtagaGCATGGCCCAAACCATATTGGGCAAGTTTTCTGTATTAtccagtccctccaggattctgCTATTGGTTGATTTTTGCATTGAATTTCGCAATTGGCGCATATTATGCGAGAGCTCGCAATTTGGACCAATCCCCGCACTCTTAGCGCATAAAATGGTCCAAAGAAAGGGGGGTTCGTAATTTATACCAATTAATGCACTGTTACTGTGGAAAATGGTCCAATCCAACCACAAGCCAACTGGCCTGTCAGCGTTTTCACGTGCGAAGTTGATGGCAGGTtgctggcaggcaggcagtacAATGAACATAGATCAATCTCTTTTGCCAACAAAAACAACAGCTAAAGACCATGCAAAACAATTTCCAAATGTTTTACATGAAAGTGGGGGGAAATTGTTTTGCACTCCATGCGACGTTGTTCTGGAACACGAGAAAGTCGAaaatcaacagtcacttcaaatCAGCAAAGCATATGAGAATGTTAGAACAGTTCCCACAGCAGCGGCAGATCACCATGACTGAAGTGGTAGCAGGGAAGACTGGCAAGCGCTGAAAGAATCAAGGTGAGTGGCGTTTCCCTCAAACTTTTACTCCGCCAACCTTGGCTTTAGTAGAGTGGTCGGCACTCTGCTCTCCCTAGTCTGTCAATGGAGAGCGCTGCTCAAGGCGCTGAGTGCAATTTGAACTTAATACGGATCACGAAAGCACAatctttaaaacattttttttttagaaatggtAATACTGTTTTAAAAGTACATATCAACCACTACTCTGTTTACGTTTTCTGTTCTTTATCGCCCTTTTATGATCCTTTCAGAAAAAAAATCGCACTTAAATATTTTGAAGACAATTCATGCTAAAGAAATATCGTTCCTCGAAATTTAAAGCGATTGATCAGTAAACGTTGTTAAACTGAAACCTTTTGAGTTAACATTGGTAGCAGAGGAGGGCTAATAACTAACGTTCAAATGCGCCACCATGCTTCGGCGAGAAGAGGTCATTAAAGTTGGGAAAATGAACTTCTAATCTGGACGTGAAAAAGCAAGCACTTGCGGTTGTAGCGAGAGACACCGCACTGGAAATATCCGTTGAGGATTTGAACAAGGATGACGGTATGATAACTTTGATCAGAGCACTGGGTTCTGTGTTTCCTAAAGAAGAGAAAGACCGTGACAACGAGGCATATTCAAACTTTGACAGTTGTTACCAGAGACAGAGGTACAATAGGATGCGCAAGTACGATATGGTTCTCCCAGATGCAGTGTTAGCTTTCAAGTTGCTAGATACTGCCTGTATGGGTGGTAGGGAGAAACAGTTGGCTTTACTGCGCCTACAGTGCTTTTGCGTCAGTGAAGTCAGCACTAAAGTCTGTCCGGCCAATAACAGATGTAATGTAAGTGAGTGACGCGGCGTATTACACCGTGCAGCAGAGAAAAGGCGCCAACATATCACGTTCTCAAGACGACCAGAAGAGGGCGCCATAGCCTGGCACAAATACACTGGACAAATATGGAAGGAGATCAAAATGTGCTATTTGTCAAAGCACTTACCATTGGATTAAAGACTGTTCTCCATAGGTTTAAACTAGTTCATTCTTAACAGAGGAAAATGTAAACACAGAGATGGAGCAGTGTAACATTACACTGTTTTCAAATGAATCTGCTTCTGAGGTCTTTATAGGTTGAATTCTTATGATCTGCTGTGATTTGATACTGCATGTACACGCACCGTTTGTGGCGCAAAATGGCTTGAATCGCTATGTCAGTGGACTAAATAATATGAAATAAGTACAAAATATGATTGACACACCAAGCAACGGAGCTTTCAAATTTGGAGATGGGAAGAGTCCATTCTACCAAGAGTCAAGATACCAGCAAAAATTGGTCAGACCCCAGTGTCACATTGAAACCGAGGTGGTCTCTGCAGATATCCCCTTATTATTAAGCAAAGCTTCCCTCAAGAAGGCAAGGGCTGTACTAGACATAAATGACAAGGCAGTAATGTTTAAACAACCAGTGACCCTTGAACTTACTACCTCAGGCCACTATTGTGTAAACATTTTAGACAAAGACATCACACAGAGTCCATGTAAAAATGAGATTCTGAATGACACAGAGAACATGACCACAGAGAAAAACACAAAGTATTGTTAAACCTTCACAAATAGTTTGGACATGCTACAGTTGACAGACTTCAAAAATGATTTGGCAGTTCTGGGAATAATGTTGATGAGAGTATTTCCATTCAATGGTAGATAGTTAACAGTTGTGAGACATGCTGCCCAGACCAGCTGTTGGTTTGTCAATGGCTTCCAAGTACAATGAAACGGTGGCTGTAGATCTACTTGAGCTAGGACCAAGTGTGTGGTACCTTCACATAATCGACCACTTCACACGCGTCAGTGCTGGAAGCATTGTGAATACAAAGAAACCCAGTGAAATCGTCAAGCACGTCATTCATTCCTGGATAAGTGTGCATGTCCCGCCCCAGAAATTGTACAGACAATGGAGGAGAATTCAATAATAATGAAATTCAACATGGAAGTAAAGACAACTGCTGTGTACAGTCCATGGAGAAATGGACTTCTGGAGAGACCTAATCAGACACTCATAGAGATTATGCTGCAAGTGAATCAAGACAATGGATGTGACTGGAAAACAGCCCTAGATTGGGCTTTTGATGGCAAAAAACTCAATGCACAATATTAATGGCTACAGCCCATGACAACTAGTGTTGGGGCAAAACCCGAATCTTCCCTCTGTACAGGTTGACAAGCCACCAGCACTAGAAGGGACCAGTTTGAGTGCATGGGTGGGACAGCACCTTTTCAGCACCACATGCAGCGAGAAAAGCATTCACTGAAGCAGAGTTCAGATAGAATTCGTAGGGCTCTTTGTAAACAGCTTCGACCCACAGATGAGAAATACGAGACTGGAAACAAAGTGTACCACAAACGAGTTGCCTGTCAAGAGTAGAAAGGACCGGGAGTAGTCATTGGCCAAGATGGTGTGCCGATATTTGTGAGGCACAATCGTCAGGGTGCATCACTCAAGATTGCAGAATGTAAATGATCAACAAGCTCGAGGGGCTGTTGCTGAGAATCAGCCTCCTACTGAAAATGACAAAAAGGACACATTAACAGACCCAAACCTACCAGATGTCACATCCAATGATGTGAACACTGAAACTGACACAGGAAATGGAGCAGAGACCTTCAACCATGACACGGGTAATAATGTTGTGTTCAAATGAGGAAAACATTCAACAGCCACATGTTAAGACAACATGGTTGTTCCAATCTGAAAACTGGGGAAACTGTTAAATACATGGACAGAGAAAGTGGTATTCCACACACAGCAACAGTCTTTAGACGAGCAGGGAAAGCCAACAGAAAACACCAGAACTGGTACAAAAACGGGAGTGCTCTGAACATGCTGCACTTTCTGGTACAACAGGGTCAGCTGACCTGGCACTTGTAGATAATCTCAGAATTGAACcaatagaacatttagaaaaacAGAATGACTTTCAATTATGATGTACTTGAAACAAAGGACGTGTCATTTGACAGCTAAACTAGATGAGCTCAGTAATTGGAGGTGTGTTTGAGGAAGTCAAAGACATTGGCCAAAAATATGTCTCATCAAGGAATCTTTAGATGGAATAGTGCCTAAAGCACGTCTAGTGGCTAGAGGTTTTGAGGAGCTGGCTGCTAAAGAACTCCCAAAAGACTCACGACATGCGCCTCAGTCACTCAGATTGCTGCTGACAGTGATCTGCCAGAAAAAATGGAAACTTCATTCCATAGACATCAAATCTGCATTTTTGCAGGGAAACAGCTGTCAAGGGACATTCACATCTGACCTCCGCCTGAAGCTAAGAGCGAACTGTGATTCCACACCTCAAAGCTGTTTTCCCGGTCTGCCACAAAGGAACCGCTTGCTGACTGTCTAACTAAAAAGGGAGCATCCGGTCTTGTGTTCCTAAAGGCACTCTGTAATGGAAAGTGGCAGCTTgcataatacaaataaaaactttGTCAAACAATCCATTTGTAATGGGGAACTTAAATACTACTTATGACTTTTTTGGGAGATTTAAAAGGTGGGAGATTTAAAACATGAGCTTAACGGTGTCCCTATATTTCTGTTAATACGGTCCTATCACTGTTATTAGTACGCCTGCGCAGTAGTCTCACTGGAGATGGACCTGGCTTCAGTGTGATGGTGACTATGTACTGTGGTCATACGGTGAAGTAAACGTTGTTAAACTGGAACCTAGTTGTCATTTTGAGTTAACATTAACCAACGTGGAATCCACATCCACCAATTTGAATAAAATAAGACTTGAGTGAGAATGTTGTCTACTCTGTAACCCACAGGTGTACAACCCTCGTATCAGGGTGGAGTCTCTCCTGGTCACGGCGATCAG encodes:
- the LOC110497502 gene encoding pre-mRNA-splicing factor ATP-dependent RNA helicase DHX15 isoform X2, encoding MMAGGGMLPLKQTAMQQQINPFTNLPHTPRYYEILKKRLQLPVWEYKERFNDILARHQSFVLVGETGSGKTTQIPQWCVDMVKGLGGPKKAVACTQPRRVAAMSVAQRVADEMDVMLGQEVGYSIRFEDCSSAKTILKYMTDGMLLREAMNDPLLERYGVIILDEAHERTLATDILMGVLKEVVRQRSDLKVIVMSATLDAGKFQVYFDSCPLLTIPGRTHPVEIFYTPEPERDYLEAAIRTVVQIHMCEEEEGDCLLFLTGQEEIDEACKRIKREIDDLGPEVGDIKVIPLYSTLPPQQQQRIFEAAPPRKPSGAIGRKVVVSTNIAETSLTIDGVVFVIDPGFAKQKVYNPRIRVESLLVTAISKASAQQRAGRAGRTRPGKTFRLYTEKAYKTEMQDNTYPEILRSNLGSVVLQLKKLGIDDLVHFDFMDPPAPETLMRALELLNYLAALNDDGDLTELGSMMAEFPLDPQLAKMVIASCEFNCSNEILSITAMLSVPQCFVRPTEAKKAADESKMRFAHIDGDHLTLLNVYHAFKQNHESTQWCYDNFVNYRSLMSADNVRSQLSRIMDRFNLPRRSTEFTSRDYYINIRRALVTGFFMQVAHLERTGHYLTVKDNQVVQLHPSTVLDHKPEWVLYNEFVLTTKNYIRTCSDIKPEWLVKVAPQYYEMGNFPQCEAKRQLERIVAKLQTKEYSQY
- the LOC110497502 gene encoding pre-mRNA-splicing factor ATP-dependent RNA helicase DHX15 isoform X1; amino-acid sequence: MSKRHRLDLGDDYSNKKRSDGKDRDRDRDRDERSKDRDRDRDRDRDRDRDVKPSVQPPNTMMAGGGMLPLKQTAMQQQINPFTNLPHTPRYYEILKKRLQLPVWEYKERFNDILARHQSFVLVGETGSGKTTQIPQWCVDMVKGLGGPKKAVACTQPRRVAAMSVAQRVADEMDVMLGQEVGYSIRFEDCSSAKTILKYMTDGMLLREAMNDPLLERYGVIILDEAHERTLATDILMGVLKEVVRQRSDLKVIVMSATLDAGKFQVYFDSCPLLTIPGRTHPVEIFYTPEPERDYLEAAIRTVVQIHMCEEEEGDCLLFLTGQEEIDEACKRIKREIDDLGPEVGDIKVIPLYSTLPPQQQQRIFEAAPPRKPSGAIGRKVVVSTNIAETSLTIDGVVFVIDPGFAKQKVYNPRIRVESLLVTAISKASAQQRAGRAGRTRPGKTFRLYTEKAYKTEMQDNTYPEILRSNLGSVVLQLKKLGIDDLVHFDFMDPPAPETLMRALELLNYLAALNDDGDLTELGSMMAEFPLDPQLAKMVIASCEFNCSNEILSITAMLSVPQCFVRPTEAKKAADESKMRFAHIDGDHLTLLNVYHAFKQNHESTQWCYDNFVNYRSLMSADNVRSQLSRIMDRFNLPRRSTEFTSRDYYINIRRALVTGFFMQVAHLERTGHYLTVKDNQVVQLHPSTVLDHKPEWVLYNEFVLTTKNYIRTCSDIKPEWLVKVAPQYYEMGNFPQCEAKRQLERIVAKLQTKEYSQY